The Ptychodera flava strain L36383 unplaced genomic scaffold, AS_Pfla_20210202 Scaffold_65__1_contigs__length_701920_pilon, whole genome shotgun sequence genome contains a region encoding:
- the LOC139128703 gene encoding UPF0696 protein C11orf68 homolog, translating to MELQSSGEVINSAKVSALAAQYSYTVGKWMLFPSPAKVDDLWCKVAKATHEGNLGISAKVSPDNGDGKHHLICVYTQDYLDQSDVNAVLERLRGLGVNGTINYKPDVYTTLGIYAKNPWNIKASVYTSKQ from the coding sequence ATGGAGTTACAGAGTTCCGGAGAAGTGATAAACTCCGCCAAAGTATCCGCTCTGGCAGCTCAATACAGCTATACAGTTGGAAAATGGATGCTCTTCCCATCGCCTGCCAAGGTTGATGACCTCTGGTGTAAGGTCGCCAAGGCAACTCATGAAGGGAATCTTGGGATATCGGCCAAAGTGAGTCCTGACAACGGCGACGGTAAACACCACTTGATCTGTGTGTACACACAGGATTATCTCGATCAGTCTGACGTAAATGCAGTACTAGAGAGACTCCGAGGTCTCGGAGTCAACGGTACCATCAATTATAAACCAGACGTCTATACAACCCTTGGTATCTATGCCAAGAATCCATGGAACATCAAGGCATCAGTATACACGTCAAAGCAATGA